Proteins encoded in a region of the Helicobacter sp. 11S03491-1 genome:
- the bamA gene encoding outer membrane protein assembly factor BamA, whose translation MLFLFLFLGISFLQAQKINSIQYEGLLYMSPMLAGEVTGIQEGDEIDPATIDKAILALYNQGYFKDIYATFDEGILTFHFTEKPRVASIEIKGYGTEQEKETLYTQMGIKKGDTFDEQKLEKAKNVLKTILEYQGYYGTVIETNIVPVSSDGAYAITLNVNRGDNIIIKKAIYDGRKKLKVSEVESLSANKGRDFMGWMWGLNDGKLHLNDLEYDSLRIQDVYMRHGFLDANVSSPFLNANFSTYTADLYYKIIEGTQYTVSGIEINIDDEVVPISKLLKVIKVKKNEIFNIENLRTDIQILKREIADKGYAFAVIKPDLDKNETSGKVKVIYHIQVGQKVYINDVLISGNTRTSDRIVRREILLAPGDQYSLSKVNRSENALRRLGFFDNVKIEERRVSADSMDLLVSVQEGRTGQLQFGLGYGSYGGLMINGSVSERNLFGTGQSGSIYANISTGTGQSYNGIRNSGQQFSGNISLSNPRIFDSRYSSSANLYANYYVNYQYVEQSGGFGITAGRLLTNTLRVSLGYDINITKTFNFSSPLYERYYASNKQIVGTSSTGFARGIWNKDYHIPIASSITPSISFDNTDDYYFPKNGIIASAYAQFNGIGGNVKNAKLYAKFAAYYHLKKLIGIDLIARYKAQGGYIFRYNTNDFLAINNTFYMGGVTTIRGYQSGSISPRDNYGLWVGGDGLFTNSVELSYGLLEAAKMRISAYFDYGFLTYKGYTPGIAEFKDYGVPGSGIERLEWKAATGLALEWVSPMGPIVLVFPIHVFNKKPGDYTSNFEFTMGTRF comes from the coding sequence ATTTTATTTTTATTCTTATTTCTAGGAATATCATTTCTTCAAGCCCAAAAAATTAACTCAATCCAATATGAGGGGCTTTTGTATATGTCTCCAATGCTTGCAGGAGAAGTTACAGGCATTCAAGAAGGCGATGAAATTGATCCTGCCACCATAGACAAAGCAATTCTTGCTCTTTATAATCAAGGGTATTTCAAAGATATTTATGCCACTTTTGATGAGGGGATTCTTACTTTTCATTTTACAGAAAAGCCACGTGTAGCCAGTATTGAAATTAAAGGTTATGGGACTGAGCAAGAAAAAGAAACTCTTTATACCCAAATGGGCATTAAAAAAGGCGATACATTTGATGAACAAAAGCTGGAAAAAGCTAAGAATGTCTTAAAAACTATTTTAGAGTATCAGGGGTATTATGGAACTGTGATTGAAACAAATATTGTCCCTGTAAGTTCAGACGGGGCTTACGCTATTACGCTAAATGTCAATCGTGGGGATAATATTATTATCAAAAAAGCTATCTATGATGGAAGAAAAAAACTCAAAGTTAGCGAAGTAGAATCTTTAAGCGCCAATAAGGGGCGTGATTTTATGGGTTGGATGTGGGGGCTCAATGATGGGAAATTACACTTAAATGATCTCGAATATGATAGCTTGAGAATTCAAGATGTTTATATGAGACATGGTTTTTTAGATGCAAATGTTTCCTCACCTTTTTTGAATGCGAATTTTTCTACTTATACAGCAGACCTTTATTACAAAATTATTGAGGGCACTCAATATACTGTCTCCGGCATAGAAATTAATATTGATGATGAGGTAGTGCCTATTTCTAAACTTCTCAAAGTAATCAAAGTCAAAAAAAATGAGATTTTTAATATTGAAAATTTACGCACAGATATCCAGATACTCAAAAGAGAAATTGCTGATAAGGGTTATGCTTTTGCTGTCATTAAGCCTGATCTTGATAAAAATGAGACAAGCGGAAAAGTTAAAGTTATTTATCATATCCAAGTAGGGCAAAAAGTTTATATTAATGATGTGCTTATTTCAGGTAATACCCGCACAAGTGATAGGATTGTCAGACGTGAAATTTTGCTTGCTCCCGGAGATCAATATAGTCTTAGCAAGGTTAATAGATCTGAAAATGCCCTAAGAAGATTGGGATTTTTTGATAATGTCAAAATTGAAGAAAGGCGTGTAAGTGCTGATTCAATGGACTTACTGGTAAGTGTGCAAGAAGGGAGGACAGGACAGCTTCAGTTTGGACTTGGATATGGGAGTTATGGAGGGTTGATGATTAATGGATCTGTGAGTGAGAGAAATTTATTTGGCACGGGTCAAAGCGGGAGTATTTATGCAAATATCTCTACAGGAACAGGACAAAGCTATAATGGCATCAGAAATAGCGGGCAGCAGTTTTCCGGGAATATTTCTCTTAGCAATCCCAGAATATTTGATAGCCGTTATAGCTCATCAGCAAATCTTTATGCAAACTATTATGTAAATTATCAATACGTAGAGCAATCAGGAGGGTTTGGCATCACTGCAGGGAGACTACTCACCAATACGCTTCGAGTAAGCTTAGGCTATGATATTAACATTACCAAAACTTTCAATTTTTCCTCTCCGCTTTATGAACGTTACTATGCCTCAAATAAACAAATAGTAGGAACATCTTCAACAGGTTTTGCCAGGGGTATTTGGAATAAAGATTATCATATTCCGATTGCAAGCTCTATTACACCAAGTATTAGTTTTGACAATACTGATGATTATTATTTTCCCAAAAATGGCATTATTGCTTCGGCTTACGCACAATTTAACGGCATTGGAGGAAATGTCAAAAATGCAAAACTTTATGCGAAATTTGCTGCTTATTATCATCTCAAAAAACTTATAGGGATCGACTTGATTGCCAGATACAAAGCACAAGGAGGTTATATTTTCCGTTATAACACGAATGATTTTTTAGCCATTAATAATACTTTTTATATGGGTGGGGTAACCACTATTAGAGGGTATCAAAGCGGTTCTATATCTCCTCGTGACAACTATGGTTTGTGGGTTGGGGGAGATGGGCTTTTTACTAATTCTGTTGAGCTTAGTTACGGGCTCTTAGAAGCGGCGAAAATGAGAATTTCAGCCTACTTTGATTACGGGTTTTTAACTTATAAAGGCTATACTCCAGGAATTGCAGAGTTTAAAGATTATGGCGTGCCCGGATCGGGAATAGAGCGTCTGGAATGGAAGGCAGCTACAGGGCTTGCTTTGGAATGGGTATCACCTATGGGTCCTATCGTTCTTGTATTTCCTATTCACGTTTTTAATAAAAAACCCGGAGATTATACTTCAAACTTTGAATTCACAATGGGAACAAGATTTTAA
- a CDS encoding dehypoxanthine futalosine cyclase, with amino-acid sequence MKRVSNDEILDLMKNASLKDLGEMASKVKQNLHPDKITTFIVDRNINYTNICWVDCKFCAFKRHFNEEGQYLLSFEEIDKKIDELVSIGGTQILFQGGVHPKLKIEYYQDLVSHIHQKYPDITVHGFSAIEVNYIAKVSKLSIPEVLKKLKNAGLSSIPGAGAEILSDRVRDIIAPKKLDSDEWIEVHRQAHKLDIKSTATMMFGSVDKDEDVVEHWDRVRRLQDETGGFRAFILWSFQPDNTPLQKEMPNIKKASSNRYLRLLACSRLYLDNVANIQSSWVTQGSHIGQLALLFGANDLGSTMMEENVVSAAGASHSMNEEEMIRLIKDIGEYPAKRNTAYEILKRY; translated from the coding sequence ATGAAACGAGTATCCAATGATGAAATACTTGATTTGATGAAAAATGCCTCACTCAAAGATTTGGGTGAAATGGCAAGCAAAGTAAAGCAAAATCTCCATCCGGATAAAATCACTACTTTTATTGTTGATAGAAATATTAATTATACCAATATTTGTTGGGTAGATTGCAAATTCTGCGCGTTTAAAAGACATTTCAATGAAGAAGGGCAATATCTTTTAAGTTTTGAAGAGATTGATAAAAAAATTGATGAGCTTGTTAGTATTGGAGGCACGCAAATTCTCTTTCAAGGCGGGGTGCATCCAAAGCTTAAAATTGAATATTATCAAGATTTGGTTTCCCATATCCATCAAAAGTACCCTGATATTACCGTGCATGGATTTTCGGCTATTGAGGTTAATTATATTGCCAAGGTTTCTAAACTTAGTATTCCTGAAGTTCTCAAAAAGCTTAAAAATGCAGGGTTGAGTTCTATACCCGGTGCAGGAGCAGAGATTTTAAGCGATCGCGTCAGAGATATTATTGCCCCTAAAAAATTAGATTCTGATGAGTGGATAGAAGTCCATAGACAAGCCCATAAACTGGATATCAAAAGCACAGCTACAATGATGTTTGGTAGTGTAGATAAAGACGAAGATGTAGTGGAACATTGGGATAGAGTGCGCAGACTTCAAGATGAGACCGGAGGGTTTAGGGCTTTTATTTTATGGAGTTTCCAACCTGATAATACACCTTTGCAAAAAGAAATGCCCAATATTAAAAAAGCCTCCAGTAATCGTTATTTAAGACTTTTGGCTTGCAGCAGGCTTTATTTGGATAATGTTGCTAATATTCAAAGTTCTTGGGTAACGCAAGGTTCGCATATCGGGCAGCTTGCATTGCTTTTTGGGGCTAATGACTTAGGGAGTACGATGATGGAAGAAAATGTTGTTTCAGCAGCAGGAGCAAGCCATTCAATGAATGAAGAAGAAATGATCAGGCTTATTAAAGATATTGGCGAATACCCGGCCAAAAGAAATACAGCTTATGAAATTCTTAAGAGGTATTAA
- a CDS encoding pitrilysin family protein, protein MKNLIIVLLLFLGVQMMSANTPKESMKFYEINGVKIPVIYEESNLLPTSFVQLVFIGGGSIHDGDKEGLSRIASSLLNEGTKELGATKFSELLEQKAISISANSGLETLDIELNYLKEEQDNALKFLDDLLKSPNITDKALKKVRTKTTSNLLNKENDFDYIADIALKALLFKNTPLAQPALGSIQSIQNIKLTDVKKYLEQNLVLSRLVIVMGGDMNIDKTLASLKSILSRLRVGIKSQTHHYEANFKPQEKVVYKDTQQAYIYFGSPFKIHNLQTDIYKAKVMAFILGSSGFGSRLMEEIRVKRGLAYSAYMRIITNNIAGYTSGYLQTQLENQKESIELVKKVVDDFVQKGVSQAELDGAKDFLLGSEPLRNETLSQRLYTKFYNFYLGLGLDFDKKQLEQIKNLTLDELNVYIKSHTEIKDISFAIVTKKPKKESK, encoded by the coding sequence ATGAAAAATTTGATTATCGTGTTATTATTATTTCTAGGAGTGCAAATGATGAGTGCTAATACCCCAAAAGAGTCTATGAAATTCTATGAAATTAATGGTGTCAAGATCCCTGTGATTTATGAAGAATCCAACCTTTTGCCAACAAGTTTTGTTCAACTTGTCTTTATAGGTGGGGGGAGTATTCATGATGGAGATAAAGAAGGACTCTCCAGAATTGCTTCAAGTTTGCTTAATGAAGGCACCAAAGAACTCGGCGCGACAAAATTTTCAGAGCTTCTTGAGCAAAAAGCCATTAGTATCAGCGCTAATTCGGGACTTGAAACTCTTGATATTGAACTGAATTATCTCAAAGAAGAACAAGATAATGCCCTTAAATTCTTAGATGATCTTCTCAAATCCCCTAATATTACTGATAAGGCTTTAAAAAAAGTCCGGACCAAAACAACATCAAACCTTCTCAATAAAGAAAATGATTTTGATTATATTGCAGACATCGCTCTTAAGGCTTTGCTTTTCAAAAATACTCCTCTTGCTCAACCGGCATTGGGGAGTATTCAAAGCATACAAAATATCAAGCTTACAGATGTTAAAAAATATTTAGAACAAAATCTTGTTCTCTCAAGGCTTGTAATTGTAATGGGTGGAGACATGAACATAGATAAGACGCTTGCTTCGCTAAAATCTATTCTATCTCGCTTGCGTGTAGGAATAAAATCTCAAACACATCATTATGAAGCTAACTTTAAGCCACAAGAAAAAGTTGTTTATAAAGATACCCAACAAGCTTATATTTATTTTGGTTCTCCTTTTAAAATCCATAACCTTCAAACAGATATTTATAAGGCAAAAGTAATGGCTTTTATATTGGGCTCAAGTGGATTTGGTTCCAGATTAATGGAAGAGATTAGGGTCAAAAGAGGTTTGGCATATTCTGCTTATATGAGAATTATTACCAACAATATTGCCGGTTATACGAGTGGCTATCTACAAACGCAATTGGAAAATCAAAAAGAAAGCATAGAATTAGTCAAAAAAGTAGTTGATGATTTTGTGCAAAAAGGTGTTAGTCAAGCTGAGCTTGATGGGGCTAAAGATTTTCTTTTGGGTTCTGAGCCTCTTAGAAACGAAACTCTTTCTCAACGTCTTTATACAAAATTTTATAATTTTTATTTAGGCTTGGGGCTTGATTTTGATAAGAAACAATTAGAGCAAATCAAAAACCTTACTCTTGATGAGTTAAATGTTTATATCAAATCGCATACTGAGATCAAAGATATTTCTTTTGCTATTGTTACTAAAAAACCCAAAAAGGAATCAAAATGA
- the gatB gene encoding Asp-tRNA(Asn)/Glu-tRNA(Gln) amidotransferase subunit GatB, whose amino-acid sequence MSKFETIIGLEVHVQLNTQTKIFCSCPTSFGENPNINVCPTCLGLPGALPVLNREVLKKAIQFGSAIHACINQSSIFARKNYFYPDLPKAYQISQFEIPIVGKGSIEILVNGQKRIIGVTRAHMEEDAGKNIHEGEISKVDLNRACTPLLEIVSEPDMRSSDEAIAYLKKLHSIVRFIGISDANMQEGSFRCDANVSIRPQGDHKLYTRVEIKNLNSFRFIQKAIEYEVQRQREAWEDGKYNEEVRQETRLFDTEKGITRSMRGKEESADYRYFPDPDLLPVYIDEELFKEGRIIAELPDEKKERYIQELGIKESDALVLVGDLDIATYFETMIADGASPKGSVVWLSVELLGRLKGENTLQNCGVSPHSLSILVKRIDEGKISGKGGKEILDVLVEQKGGDVDALIDSLGLTQVNDDEAILKTIQSVLNANAHKVNEYRNGKDKLFGFFVGQVMKASKGANPNRVNELLKEKLGLC is encoded by the coding sequence ATGAGCAAGTTTGAAACTATTATCGGGCTTGAAGTTCATGTTCAGCTCAATACACAAACAAAAATATTTTGCTCTTGTCCTACAAGTTTTGGTGAAAATCCAAATATAAATGTTTGCCCTACTTGTCTGGGGTTGCCCGGAGCGCTTCCTGTACTCAATAGAGAAGTTCTTAAAAAAGCCATTCAATTTGGTAGTGCTATTCATGCTTGTATCAATCAAAGTTCAATTTTTGCCAGAAAAAATTATTTTTATCCCGATCTCCCAAAAGCCTATCAAATTTCTCAGTTTGAAATTCCTATTGTAGGCAAAGGAAGCATAGAGATTCTCGTCAATGGACAAAAACGAATCATAGGGGTTACACGTGCTCATATGGAAGAAGATGCGGGTAAAAATATTCATGAAGGAGAAATTTCTAAAGTCGATCTCAATCGTGCCTGCACCCCTTTGCTTGAAATTGTTTCTGAGCCGGATATGCGTAGTAGTGATGAGGCAATTGCTTACCTAAAAAAACTTCATTCTATTGTGCGTTTTATTGGTATCTCAGATGCCAATATGCAAGAAGGAAGTTTTCGTTGCGATGCTAATGTTTCTATCCGACCCCAAGGAGATCACAAACTTTATACCAGAGTAGAGATTAAGAATCTCAATAGTTTCAGGTTTATCCAAAAAGCTATTGAATATGAGGTACAACGCCAAAGAGAAGCTTGGGAAGATGGCAAATATAATGAAGAAGTTAGGCAAGAAACAAGGCTTTTTGACACAGAAAAAGGGATTACAAGGTCTATGCGCGGCAAAGAAGAGTCTGCAGATTATCGTTATTTTCCGGATCCTGATTTGTTGCCCGTATATATTGATGAAGAATTGTTCAAAGAAGGGAGAATCATCGCTGAGCTTCCTGATGAGAAAAAAGAACGTTATATTCAGGAGCTTGGCATTAAAGAAAGCGATGCTCTTGTATTGGTTGGTGATTTGGATATAGCAACCTATTTTGAAACTATGATTGCAGATGGGGCGAGCCCTAAGGGAAGTGTTGTGTGGCTAAGTGTTGAATTATTGGGGAGATTAAAAGGTGAAAATACCCTTCAAAATTGTGGTGTTTCACCCCATAGTTTAAGTATTTTGGTCAAACGTATTGATGAGGGAAAAATCAGCGGTAAGGGAGGCAAAGAAATTCTTGATGTCCTTGTAGAACAAAAAGGAGGTGATGTTGATGCCCTTATTGATTCGCTTGGTTTAACTCAAGTCAATGATGATGAAGCTATTTTAAAAACTATTCAAAGTGTTTTGAATGCCAATGCTCATAAGGTGAATGAATATAGAAATGGCAAGGATAAATTATTTGGATTTTTTGTAGGGCAAGTGATGAAGGCTTCAAAAGGAGCTAATCCAAATCGCGTCAATGAACTTCTAAAAGAAAAATTAGGTTTATGTTAG
- a CDS encoding YnfA family protein: MLVAKSIIFFLFACIFEVGGGYLVWLWFKEDKPIWIGVVGGICLFIYGVIATLQVQGFGRVYATYGGFFIVFSLLWAYIFDGFKPDRYDVIGAIITLFGVCVIMYAPRHT, translated from the coding sequence ATGTTAGTTGCCAAATCAATTATATTTTTCTTGTTTGCTTGTATTTTTGAGGTTGGAGGGGGATATTTGGTATGGTTATGGTTTAAAGAAGATAAACCAATTTGGATAGGGGTTGTTGGGGGCATTTGTCTGTTTATTTATGGTGTGATAGCAACCCTTCAGGTTCAAGGATTTGGTAGGGTTTATGCAACTTATGGAGGATTTTTCATTGTATTTTCATTGCTATGGGCTTATATTTTTGATGGTTTTAAGCCTGATAGATACGATGTGATTGGTGCTATAATTACTTTATTTGGAGTATGTGTGATTATGTATGCCCCACGTCATACATAA
- the ccsA gene encoding cytochrome c biogenesis protein CcsA, translating into MKMKIFKLFFCSFWAAIPLLGLYAIACAAATFIENDFGTPAARAMVYNTWWFDGIHIYLMIVLIGTLIVSKAWQRKKYASVLFHISLIVIIFGAGVTRFFGFEGTMHIREGQTNSLVTTTDSFINISAISPEGKTQKLSFPSTISPFSHHQLKKTIMIFDKPLKLHSIEVYKKNLNKNDNTSFLVLEAGYEGIPRTYNIIGGPGIESRDVGMNFEGTKIFINWGIKKVKLPFSLKLNKFDLQRYPGSMSPSSYASEVEVLDAQGNTIMPYRIYMNHVLDYDGYRFFQSSYDTDEEGTILSVNKDPGKIPTYIGYAMLILGAIWLLFAHKGRFKKLSRFLKAQKIASLAFVIALGLGSSNIAHAKTEKIDTHGPASTQIMPQATKPQANDTESSTPQEEIIQRLQNLRKNAAHHTKKFAQLQLQDFGGRIKPVDTVAMNIIHKITKEDGFEGLSNNQVFLGMMLYPNDWKDIKIIYTATPKLRKILGVGENQKRIAFADAFGPDGYKLQNYIEEANRKKPNERGTFDKDVLNVDERLNLVFMVFSGQILRIFPDEKSHTWYAPLEALEKSSPQRAKEIQIILSDIFSGFDNGIAHNQWKQADEALDIVAKYQQLYGKDLYLPKSKVTSEIFLNHANFFDKLTLPYILLGLLLFIAVITGILRDKPINKWLVRGIYSLMTLCVIAHTAGLILRWYVSGHSPWSNAYESMLYISWAAGIAGVVFFRKSNLALCASSFLAGIGLFVAHLGFMDPQIGNLVPVLKSYWLNIHVSVITASYGFLGLCFILGIITLVMFILRSPKHPNIDQTILSLSAINEMSMIFGLLMLTVGNFLGGVWANESWGRYWGWDPKETWALISIGVYAIILHLRFMGFAFMPYIFASASVIGFYSILMTYFGVNYYLSGMHSYAAGDPLPIPIFLYYFVAFTIILVIVSAFKRKLKMPQL; encoded by the coding sequence ATGAAGATGAAAATATTTAAATTATTTTTCTGCTCATTTTGGGCAGCTATTCCTTTGCTTGGCTTATATGCTATCGCCTGTGCAGCCGCAACTTTTATCGAAAATGACTTTGGCACCCCTGCAGCTAGAGCAATGGTATATAACACATGGTGGTTTGATGGGATTCATATTTATTTAATGATTGTTTTGATAGGCACTTTAATTGTTTCAAAGGCATGGCAGAGAAAAAAATATGCCAGCGTTTTATTTCATATTTCACTTATAGTAATTATTTTTGGTGCCGGGGTAACAAGATTCTTTGGTTTTGAAGGGACTATGCATATTCGTGAAGGACAAACAAACTCCTTGGTAACCACAACTGATAGCTTTATTAACATTAGCGCTATTTCTCCTGAGGGCAAAACACAAAAACTATCTTTTCCAAGCACAATTTCTCCGTTTTCTCACCATCAACTCAAAAAAACAATCATGATTTTTGATAAACCCTTAAAATTACATTCCATTGAAGTTTATAAAAAAAATCTCAACAAAAATGACAATACTTCTTTTTTGGTTTTAGAAGCCGGTTATGAAGGCATTCCTCGCACATATAATATTATCGGGGGACCAGGTATTGAGAGTAGAGATGTTGGAATGAATTTTGAAGGGACAAAGATTTTTATCAATTGGGGTATAAAAAAAGTCAAGCTTCCCTTTAGCTTGAAGCTTAATAAATTTGATTTGCAACGCTACCCCGGCTCAATGAGTCCTTCTTCATATGCATCTGAAGTTGAAGTTTTAGATGCACAAGGAAACACGATCATGCCTTATAGAATTTATATGAATCACGTTCTTGATTATGATGGCTATAGATTTTTTCAATCTTCATATGACACCGATGAAGAAGGGACTATTTTATCTGTCAATAAAGATCCCGGAAAAATTCCAACCTATATTGGCTATGCTATGTTGATACTGGGGGCTATTTGGCTATTATTTGCACATAAAGGAAGATTCAAAAAACTCTCAAGATTTCTAAAAGCACAAAAAATTGCTTCATTAGCCTTTGTTATTGCGCTTGGGCTTGGAAGTAGCAATATTGCTCATGCCAAAACAGAAAAAATTGATACTCATGGACCTGCAAGCACACAAATAATGCCTCAAGCTACCAAACCCCAAGCTAACGACACAGAATCTTCTACTCCACAAGAAGAGATCATCCAAAGACTACAAAATCTTAGAAAAAACGCAGCCCACCATACTAAAAAATTTGCCCAACTTCAACTCCAAGATTTTGGCGGGCGAATAAAACCGGTCGATACAGTAGCAATGAATATTATCCACAAAATCACTAAAGAAGATGGCTTTGAAGGATTGAGTAATAATCAAGTCTTTTTGGGGATGATGCTTTATCCAAATGATTGGAAAGATATTAAAATTATCTATACCGCAACGCCAAAACTTAGAAAAATTCTGGGAGTGGGTGAAAATCAAAAACGAATTGCATTTGCAGATGCTTTTGGTCCTGATGGGTATAAATTACAAAACTATATTGAAGAAGCCAATCGCAAAAAACCTAATGAAAGAGGGACTTTTGATAAAGATGTGTTAAATGTTGATGAACGATTAAATCTTGTTTTTATGGTCTTTAGCGGACAAATTTTAAGAATATTCCCGGATGAAAAATCTCATACTTGGTATGCCCCGCTAGAGGCATTAGAAAAATCTTCTCCACAAAGAGCTAAAGAAATTCAGATTATTTTGAGTGATATTTTTTCCGGATTTGATAATGGAATTGCCCACAATCAATGGAAACAAGCTGATGAAGCTCTAGATATAGTAGCCAAATACCAACAATTGTATGGCAAGGATTTATACCTTCCAAAGTCAAAAGTTACTTCAGAGATTTTTCTTAATCATGCCAATTTTTTTGACAAACTTACATTGCCTTATATTTTATTGGGACTTTTATTGTTTATAGCTGTTATTACCGGTATTTTAAGAGATAAACCCATAAATAAATGGCTTGTTAGAGGGATTTATAGCCTTATGACATTATGTGTGATAGCCCATACAGCAGGGCTTATTTTACGTTGGTATGTAAGTGGACATTCTCCTTGGAGTAATGCCTATGAATCTATGCTTTATATTTCATGGGCTGCAGGCATAGCAGGGGTGGTATTTTTTAGAAAATCTAATCTCGCTTTGTGTGCATCAAGCTTTTTAGCAGGCATTGGACTTTTTGTAGCTCATCTGGGTTTTATGGATCCTCAAATTGGCAATCTTGTGCCTGTACTAAAATCTTATTGGCTTAATATCCATGTTTCTGTTATTACAGCAAGTTATGGGTTCTTGGGTTTATGTTTTATTTTAGGAATCATTACGTTAGTTATGTTTATTCTAAGAAGTCCAAAACACCCCAATATTGATCAAACTATTCTTTCTTTAAGCGCCATTAACGAAATGAGTATGATTTTTGGTTTATTGATGCTAACTGTTGGGAATTTTCTAGGAGGGGTATGGGCAAATGAGTCATGGGGGCGTTATTGGGGATGGGATCCTAAAGAAACTTGGGCATTAATTTCTATTGGTGTTTATGCGATTATTTTGCATTTGCGATTTATGGGCTTTGCTTTTATGCCTTATATTTTTGCAAGCGCGAGCGTAATAGGTTTTTACTCAATTTTGATGACTTATTTTGGTGTGAATTATTATTTATCAGGGATGCATAGTTATGCTGCAGGAGATCCCTTGCCTATCCCTATATTTCTATATTACTTTGTGGCTTTTACAATTATCTTAGTTATTGTCAGCGCTTTTAAGCGAAAGTTGAAAATGCCTCAATTATAA
- a CDS encoding thioredoxin fold domain-containing protein, producing the protein MRKIILGLSLCIALAILGLGVSGCKGKSEDKIDSSIISTGANVSQEAQQENDNLDKKSYAGLEDVFSDTKTITPNGKYMMMVFGANGCPYCEMLKKDIKDTPELKNYIKDHFSAYYINMSYSKIHDFKVGTKADPKEIKVSTSQLSQMYDIRPTPTIVFSDADGKTILEFPGYVRAKQFIKILEFINNGEWKKAKDQKQLNQLLQEYVMNASHS; encoded by the coding sequence ATGAGGAAGATAATTTTAGGTTTAAGCTTATGTATTGCATTAGCAATTCTGGGATTAGGAGTTTCCGGTTGTAAAGGAAAAAGTGAAGATAAAATTGATTCAAGCATAATCTCTACAGGTGCAAATGTATCCCAAGAAGCACAACAAGAAAATGATAACCTGGACAAAAAAAGTTACGCAGGGCTTGAAGATGTTTTTAGCGATACAAAGACAATCACTCCTAATGGGAAATATATGATGATGGTATTTGGAGCTAATGGTTGTCCTTATTGTGAAATGCTTAAAAAAGACATCAAAGATACTCCTGAACTCAAAAATTACATCAAAGATCATTTCAGTGCTTATTATATCAACATGAGTTATTCAAAAATTCATGATTTTAAAGTCGGCACAAAAGCTGATCCCAAAGAAATCAAGGTCTCTACTTCGCAACTTTCTCAGATGTATGATATTCGTCCAACTCCTACTATTGTTTTTTCAGATGCAGATGGAAAAACCATTTTAGAATTTCCCGGTTATGTGCGCGCAAAACAATTTATAAAAATACTTGAATTTATAAATAATGGAGAATGGAAAAAAGCAAAAGACCAAAAACAACTCAACCAACTCTTACAAGAATACGTAATGAATGCATCTCATTCATAA